The genomic DNA TTTGCCTCGTACTAAGTTTGTTGCAGAATTTATCGGTTTTGAAAACTTTTTCTCTGTCGAAAAAATGGAAGCCGGTCATTATCGGACACAAACAAATCAAATAGTGAAAACGACTAATCCTGAACCAAATGTTACAACGACGGTGGCAACGATTCGTCCAGAGGACATTGAGATTGTTTCAGAAGCTGCTACTAATACTGTCGCAGGTACTGTCGCTGTCCGAACATTTTTAGGGAAAAGCTATCAATATGAAGTGGAAACAGCGTTAGGTACATTGCTGGTTAATGGAACAAGTGAACAGTTATATGAAACAAACGAAACCATTCACTTGGCTTTTCCAGCTGAGAAATTAGTTATTTTAGAAAAATAAAAACCATTTTGGAGGAAGATTTAAAAATGAAAAAACGCGTAATTTTAGGGACATTAGTCGCTGCAACGTTATTAATGACTGCTTGTGGAAACAGCGAAGCAACTACGAAAAGCGAGAGCAAAGGTGGAAGTAATGCTTTAGTCGTTTCAACTTTCGGATTAAGTGAAGATATTGTCAAAAAAGACATCATCGCTCCATTTGAAAAAGAGAATGAAGCGAAAGTTACCTTAGAAGTAGGCAATAGCGCAGACCGCTTTACGAAATTAAAAAATAATCCCAATGCGGGAATTGATGTCATTGAATTAGCACAAGCAAATGCAGCACAAGGTGGAAAAGAAGGGTTATTTGAAAAAATTACAGAAAAAGAAGTACCTAATTTAAGTCAGTTAACGCCGGGAGCAAAAGAGGTTTTTGAAAGTGGTGCTGGCGTACCAATCGCTGTAAACAGTATCGGGATTGTTTACAACAAAGAAAAATTAGGCAAAGAAATTAAGAACTGGGATGACTTATGGTCAGCTGATTTGAAAGGTAAAATTTCTGTTCCAGACGTTGCCACGACGGCAGGTCCTTTAATGTTATACGTTGCTAGTGAACATGCTGGTCAAGATATTACAAAAGATAACGGGAAGGCCGCTTTTGAAGCGATGAAAGAATTAAAACCAAACGTTGTTAAAACGTATTCAAAATCGTCAGACTTAGCTAATATGTTCCAATCTGGTGAAATTGAAGCAGCTGTGGTTGCTGATTTTGCGGTTGATATTATTCAAGGCGCAGCAGAAAACGTGACGTATGTCGTCCCAGAAAGCGGCACGTATGCCAACTATAATACAGTCAATATTCCTAAAAAAGCACAAAACAAAGAAACCGCCTTTAAATTTGTTAACGCACGGATTAGTGAAGAATCACAAAAGGCCAAAGCGATTTCATTAAATGAAGGACCTACAAATCAACAAGTAACGCTAAGCGAAAAAGAAGCGAAAAATAAAACATATGGTGCCATTGCCGAACGTGCCAAAACAGTCGATTTTAATTTTATTAATAGTCAACTAGCGGATTGGATTGATCAATGGAACCGGACGATGAATCAATAGTTTTAGAAAAGAGGGACAAAATGAACGTCGATGTATTACTAAAAAATGTGTGGCTGTATCAAACAGTCACTCAAACATTCGTTCAACGAAATGTTGCGATTAAAAATGATAAATTTTATTACATTTATGAAGAAGAGAACGTCAATTTGCAGCCCAAAAAAACAATTAATGCCGAGAATCAATGGATGATTCCCGGCTTAATTGATGCACACATGCATATTGAAAGTTCCATGACGACACCTACTATTTTTTCTAAAGCAGTAGTGCGTTACGGTGTGACAACGGTGATTGCCGATGCCCATGAAATGGCTAACGTATTTGGCTTAGAAGGCTTAAAAGCTTTTATGGCCGCTGAAACAGAACTAGATATCTTTCACGCAATTCCTTCCTCGGTTCCTTCGACCACTCCCGAATTAGAAACAACTGGTGGGATTATCGGCTTAGCAGAAGTAGCAGAATTACTCAAAGAGCCAAAAGTGATTTGTTTAGGGGAAGCCATGAATTTTAAAGGGATTTCCTATGAGCCAGATTCTTTAATTCGTCAAATTATCGATTTGTGTCAAAAACAACGACCAACCATGCCTTTAGAAGGCCACTGTCCTAAAATCGAAGATCAAGAGTTAGCAGATTTTCTATATAGTGGTATCACTTCAGATCATACCCATCAATTTCCTAAAACGTTAAAAGAAAAAATTGAAGCGGGCGTCTTTATTCAATTTCAAAATAAATCAATCACTCCTGAAAACATTCAGGTGATAGTAGACAATGACTTCTACAATTATGCAAGTATTATCACGGATGACGTGATGGCTGATGATTTGCTAAAAGGTCATCTAAATGAAAATGTCAAAAAAGCCGTTCAAGCAGGGTTGCCTATCGAAAAAGCCATTTATATGGCAACTTATACGCCGGCCAAACGAATGGGTCTCCATGATCGTGGCGAAATTGCACCTGGTAAAAAAGCTGACTTTTTGTTATTAAATGACTTAGAAAGTTTTGATATTAATACGGTTTATAAATCTGGAAAGGTCGTTTTTGAAAAAGGCGAGCCCTTCCATTATCCAGAAAAAATCGAAGAGTTTCCAGCCACTTATCAACAAACCATCCAATGTAAAAGGTTAACAGAAGAAGATTTACTTTTAAAGGTGGCTACAACAAAAGAAACAGTTCGTTGTAATGTGATTCAAAAACAAGAAATTGGCACATTTACAGAGCGAATTACAAAAGAAATTCCTGTTGAAAATGGATTGTTGCAATGGCAAAAAGCCAACTGTGCCTTATTAATTGTGATGGAACGTTACGGAAAAAATGGTAATATTTCTTTTTCTTTAATGGATCAACCCCTTTCCGAGAAAGGAGCCATTGCGACAACCTGGGCCCATGATCATCATAATTTAATGGTGATGGGTAATACGATTGAGGATATTCTGTTAGCGCAGAATGAATTATTAGCGATGCAAGGCGGCTATTTGGTTGCTTCGGATCAGCAAGTGATGGCAACTTGTCCTTTACCAATTGGTGGGATTTTATCGCAAGCACCGATTGAACAATTAGGCGCTTCTTTACAAAAAGTTCGACAAGCTATGCAAGCGTTAGGCTATCAAAATATGAATGAAATCATGTCCTTTTCCACACTATCATTGCCTGTCTCGCCAGCCATTAAAGTGACAGATTTTGGGATGATGGATACGAAGTCACAACGTTTCTATCCATTAGTTTTTCCAGAGGATGGAGTTCTTTTGCATGAAAACACTCATTAAAAATGTGCATATACTAACAATGGATGAGCAATTTTCAGAAATCAAAGCCGGCTATTTAGTGATTGAAGAAGACACAATTGTGGAATTAGCACCAATGACCACACTTGATGAAAAGCGAATGGCTGCAAATCAAGTAATCGATGGTCAAAATGGAATTTTAATGCCTGGGATGATTAACACCCATACCCATGTAGGCATGATTCCGTTTCGTTCGTTAGGAGACGATGTGCCAGATCGACTCCGGCGTTTTCTTTTTCCATTAGAACAATTCATGACAAAAGAATTAGTAGGATGCAGTAGTGATTATGCAATTGCCGAAATGTTACTGAGTGGTATTACGAGCTTTTGTGATATGTATTATTTTGAAGATGAAATTGCTAAAAGTTGTGAAAAAATGAGTGTTCGTGCTTTGCTCGGAGAGACGATCATTGATATGCCCACTTGTGATAGTCCGGAGCCTTCAGGCGGTCTTTTTTACGCGGAAACCTTTATTCGCAAGTGGCAAGGCCATCCGTTGATTACGCCTATACTTGCGCCACATGCACCGAATACCAACTCACCAGAAGTGTTGGCAAAAATTATTGAACTTAGTCGGCGATACCAAGTTCCTGTGACCATGCACGTTGCTGAAATGACTTATGAAATGGCTGAGTTTGAAAAAGCCTATCAAAAAACACCAATTGCTTTCTTAGAAGAACTGGGTTATTTGAGCGAGCCGTTTATTTTAGCGCATTGTATTTTGGCAACAGATGAAGATCTTGCGAGTTTAGCTGCGACTAATGGAAAAGCGCGTGTCGCTCATTGTATCGGTGCGAATACTAAATCAGCCAAAGGCGTAGCGCCGATTAAGCAAATGCTTGATCAAGGGATTATTGTCGGTTTAGGCACGGATGGACCTAGTAGTGGGAATACATTAGATTTATTCACCCAAATGCGCATGGTTGCGAATTTTCATAAGACAGCACACCAAGATCGCTCCTTGTTTCCTGCGAAAGAAATTGTTTATCTGGCAACGATGGGGGGCGCTAAAACATTAGGTTTGGCGGAGCAAGTCGGCTCATTGGAAGTGGGCAAAAAAGCGGATATAACATTAATTGAAACGCAATCAGTTAATATGTTTCCGATTTTTGATGCCTATTCAGCGTTGGTTTATTCAGCAAATGCTAGCAATGTTGAAGCCGTTTGGGTGAACGGTCAACAGTTAGTTGCCAATAAAGAATTACAACAAGCTAATCTCAAAGAAATCAAGGAAAAATTATATCAGGCCATGAATACGTTTGTGAAAGAAGCTAAAAAAAGAGCTGCTCTCTAAACAAAGCAAGTATGACGTATCGGATTGATTAAATAACGCTGAATTGACGTTTAGTGATTCAGGTTCTAATAGAGCTCAGACAAACTTTTAATGAAAGAGTTGTCTGTGTTCTTTTTTGTTATAAACATTTTTCTTTTTCTATATATATTTTTAAGGTAAGTTGTATTATAGTAAGTTTGAGAAGATGAGAATGAGAGGAAAAGCAATGAATATACAACGGTTTATAGAAAAACGCAAAGCACGTGGTTTGTCGCAAAGTGAATTAGCTAAAGGGATTTGTACGCAAGTTACGGTTAGTCGCTTTGAAAAGAATGGTCAAGTCCCAACTTTAAAAATATTGATCCAACTATGTAATCGTTTAGAGCTACCTTTGGGGGAACTCTTCCCGCGCGTAGGGATTAAACAACCTGAAATTCTTGAAAAAATGGAAGAAGCAGAATTCTTCTTGATTACCAGCGAACATGACCAATTGCAAACAATTTTAAAAAATATTCCTTTTGATGAAATCAAAGATTCCCAACTGTTATTAGAATATTATTATTTACAAGGCTTTGTCATGATTTTTCAAAATGCTTCGTTGATGGATTGCTTATTTACCTTTGAAAAACTTCTGTTTGAAGAGCAAAAATACACGAGCGATATTTACCGTTTGTTAGCTTTTACTGGAATTGGCATGGCCTATGCCAAAGAAGGCGAAATTGAGAAAGCGGAATTTTATTTCAATAAGGTCTTCAAGGAAATATATCTTTATACTATTCAATCAATGGAAGATACTTGGCGAGTATTAAATGTTGTCTTTCACTGTGGTGTTTTTTATGCAGAAAAAGGCGATTTAGAAACAAGTGATGCTTTGTTAGAGTATGCGATTTCCATCTGTTCTGATAATCACGTCACATATTACTTGGCAAGAGCAGCTTTCCAACTTGCGAAAAATGCCTTAGCTGAAGAAAAGCCGCAAGAGCAAATTTTAGAACTACTACAAGATGCCCGCGCGTATGCAAAAATCAATAAAAACCGCATCTTGTTGGAAGCAATTCAAACATTGAAAGAAACAATTTTATCTAAGAATAATTAGTTTATATAGAAAATTATATATTTATTTTCAAAATATAATAAAAAAAGCGTTTTTTAAAAGAGTTCAAGACATGTTACGACCTTAAATGAAAATTTTAAGGTCGTTATTTTATATAAAAAAATATATAAACGACTTGACTGGCATCAAATAAAGGCGTATGATTCATTTGTGAATAAATGTGAAATAAAACACAATCTTTCGTGGAGAGGAAGTCTTGAGGTGCAACAAAGTCAAACTATTTATTTGATGGGCACAGTAATAGATGTATTTGTAGACCATGAAGAACCTGAAAAAATTCTAGAAGAAGTGCATCAACGATTGATCACTTATGAACAACGATTTAGTGCAAATGATTCCACTTCGGAACTGATGGCTGTCAATCAACAAGCTGGGCAAAAACCAGTCAGCGTTCATCCAGAGTTGTATCAATTAATTGCATTAGGGAAAAAACATAGTTGTGATCCAGCTAGTCATTTGAATGTTACCATTGGCCCGTTAGTTCAAACATGGCGAATCGGTTTTAAAGATGCCCGTGTCCCGTCAGAAGAGGAAATTAAAGCCTGTTTGAAAAAAATTAATCCAGAAAAGATTCACTTAAATCCCTTAAAACAAACGGTTTTTTTGGAAGAAGAAGGAATGAAATTAGATCTGGGGGCTTTAGCAAAAGGCTATATCGCTGATTTACTAATTGCCTATTTGAAAGAAGTCCATGTGACGTCTACTTTGATTAATCTGGGCGGCAATATTGTGACATTGGGGCCCTCTACGCATCAAAACAAAAAATGGCGAATTGGTATTCGCAATCCGCAAAAATCCAGAGAAACAATCAGCTTACTTGTCGAAGTGGCTAATCAATCGGTTGTGACGTCGGGCATTTATGAAAGAAGTTTAACCGAAGCTGGGCGAGTCTATCACCATTTGTTGGATCCGACAACCGGTTACCCATTGGAAACTGAAATGGCCAGCCTTACAATTATCTCGGATGCTTCAGTGGATGGTGAGATTTGGACAACGCGTTTATTTGGCTATCCAATTCCAGAAGCGCTTGAAATCCTCAATCAACTAGATGGGATTGAAGGAGTCATCATTACACAAGACCAGCAAATTTTATATAGCAGCGGGTTAGCAGATACTCTTCACATTATCCATTCATAGAACCGAAAAAGAAAGGACAGCTCATTATGAAAAAAATTATCGGCTTAGTAGGAACGAACTCAGAGCAATCAACCAATCGTCAACTTTTGCAATTTATGCAACACTATTTTGCGCAGGAGGCTGATATTGAACTAGTTGAAATTGTTGACTTTCCTATGTTTAACAAGCCAGAAGACAAAGTTTTGCCAGAAATAGTTAAAACGGTTGCTGAAAAAATTGAAGCAGCAGATGGCGTCATTATCAGTACGCCTGAATATGACCATGCGGTGCCGGCTTCTTTGATGAATGCCCTAAGTTGGTTATCTTACGGGATTTTTCCGTTTGTTGATAAACCAGTTATGATTACTGGTGCATCCTATGGCACGTTAGGTTCCTCTAGAGCACAAGCACATCTACGTCAAATTTTAGATGCTCCTGAATTGAAAGCACGAATTATGCCAAGCTCTGAATTTCTATTAGCGCATTCCTTACAAGCTTTTGATGAAAACAATGCGTTAAAAGATTCAGAACAAATAGATAAACTAGCTGGTTTGTTTGCAGATTTTTGTGTATTTATTGAAATTACAGAACAGCTGAAACATGCGCATGCGCAAAATAAAAAAGAAGCAGAAAATTTCTCATGGGAAACGATTTAACGAAATGGAGTGAATAAAATGAAATTAATTGGGATCGTCGGATCAAACGCTGATTCTTCTTATAATCGGTTACTACTGCAATATATTGGCAAAGAGTTTTATAAAATGTTCGACTTGGAAATTTTAGAAATTAAAGATATTCCAATGTTTAATCAAAGTAAGGATCAAACGAACAGTGTCTTGATTCAGAATATGAATCGCAAAATTTTACAAGCAGACGGCGTAATTATTGCGACGCCCGAACATAACCATACCATTCCTGCCGGTTTGAAAAGTGTGTTAGAATGGTTATCTTTCAAAATTCATCCGCTGGAAAATAAACCAGTAATGATTGTTGGTTGCTCTTATTATGATCAAGGAACCTCGCGTGCGCAATTACATCTCCGTCAAATTCTTGATGCACCTGGTGTCAATGCAATCGTGATGCCTGGAAACGAGTTTTTATTAGGAAAAGCGAAAGAAGCATTTGATGAAAACGGCAACTTAATTGCGGAGGGAACACGTCAATTTTTAGAAAGCACATTACAAAAATTCGTGGAATTCATTGATGTGATTTCAAAATTAGAAGGGGCTAAGCCAAAAGACTTACCTGAGGATTTACATGCAAAAGGAACCATTGAAACAACGATCGAAGGGGTTGATATGGCAGCAGATGATTGGGTAGAACAAGCAGCAGAAGCGGTTCAGGCTGTGGAAGGCGACACATATGTAAAATTAGATCGAGGCATTTTAACCGTAGATCAGCTAAATTATTTCTTAAAATCAATGCCAATGGAATTGACTTATGCAGACAGTAACAATCAATTTTTATATTACAATAAAAAAATGGCTGCTGAAGAAATGTTTGCTAAACGGCAACCAGGACAAGTTGGTAATCCATTAGCGAATTGCCATCCGCCAAAAGCATTGAAAAATGTAGAATGGGTGATTCAACAATTACGGTCAGGAAAAACAGATGCTATTCGCGTTCATGTTCCAATGCACGGACCAGATACCTATGTAGTGCATAATTATCAAGCGATGTATGATGATAATGGAAATTACGCGGGAATTAATGAGTATATTTTAGACTTTAAACCAATTGTTGATTGGTATTTAAAACAAACTGGGCAAGAATTAGTCGGTGGAAAAAACGTCGATGCAGTCAGTGGTGCCTCCAAAAAAGAAGCGCCAGAAACGGCAGATAGTGTATCAAGTGCATCAGTCCATGAAGAAGAGTCAGCGACCGAAAAGCCAACAGTTGACAGCGTTTCTAGCGCTTCAATTAAAGAGTAAAATAACAGCAAAAAATAGCGGCAACAAGTAGTCATACTGTATTCAGATTAGCAATGCCAAATGAGGACTTTTATTGACAGAAGCTGATACTTAAAAGAGTAAGAACTTTATAGGAAGATAGTATAGAAGACGAACCAAAAGTTTCAATCATTTTTGACGAATAGGCTAGAAAAGAAACAGAAAATTAGTCAAACAAATCAGCTTTTCTTTAAATTTAAAGTAAAAAAATAACAAAAAAAGCCTCCTTGGTGACGCAAGGGGGCTTTTTTTGGTTAAAATAATACTTTTCTATGAAGATTCCTAAATATTGAAAGAATCATTTTTAAATTTGTGGAAAAAATAAGCAAGATTGACACTCACGTCTTGTTAAAAAAATAGATACTTAAGGCGTGATAGTTTGGAGTTGAAAATGTGACTACTTTGTTAGATGAATTATTAGACCAAGAATTCCGAGATAAATTACTTATTTATCAAACTTTTATGAATAGTGAAGGTCCATTATTAAAAGAAGAATTTTATGGATATTTTGATTTATCCACTCAAAAGTTAGAATCGTTGTGCCGTCAAATAAATTATGAATGTACACAGATTTCTTCAAGGAGTCAAATTCTTTTTCCAGCTAAAGGACTGATTAGTGCGCAAAAATTATCGCAAATTGATTATCAAGCCTTAAGAAAATATTATTTTGATCAATCACTAATGGCCAAGTTGTTTCTTGATGTGGGCCTCTATCAAAAGCACACGATTCAAGAATTTTCTCAAATTCATTTTATGAGCAAAAGCAAAATTTATGCCTTCTCGTATAAACTAAATCTGATTTTAGCTAATTGGCGTATTAAATTAAAGTCAACAGGCTTGGTTGGAGAAGAGAAAAATATCCGAAGTTTTTGTTTTCAATGCTTGTATTATTTTTATGGAAGTAATCAAGAAAGGCTGCCTAACATTTTGCTGGAAAATAGTCCTGGCATTAAACAATTTATAAACGATCTACAATTGATGTATCAAAGAACGTTTAGTCTTAATCAAAGCGCACAACTATTTATTCTTTTAACGATTCAACGTTTTCGTGTATTTTCTGATCATGTAGTGGACTCTTTTACGGAAGTTCATGTGCCTAGCTGTTTACAGCATGCGTTTGAAAAAATTTATACAAGCGAAACCCCTCTTTTTAAAGAGGATTTTGGCAAAGAGACTTCATATATTTTTCTTTTTTTAAGTTTAAATGAATACATTGATAGTCCGATTGTTTTTCCAGACAAGTTAACCATGTTAGACGAATTTATTGATCATATGAATAGTGTTATTCCTTTCTTTGAAAAGCGAATTACGGTGGAAACAAAAGAAAAATTAAAGTTGATTTGTTATCGCTGGGACCGCCTATACTTTTCAGTGGCTGCATTTATTCCCGCCAAGCAGAGCAGTTTCTTTGAAGAGCGGTTTCCTCAAATTCATCGCGCCTTAGATGGTTTTATACAAAAGACAGAGTCGCTGTATCAAAAACGATTTTTAATGTATGAACGCGTGCATCTATACTATGATTTTATGTTTTGTTTGTTAAATGATCGGTCTTTTTGCGCAATTGAAAAAACGATTCATGTATTTGTTGATTTTTCTGGTGGGGAGGATTATAACCGCTTTATTGCAAAAATTATTGCTTCTTTCAATTATATGGATGTGATGATTGATCACAAATTAACCTTAGAAACCGATTTGTATTTGTCCGATTTTTATAGTTCGAAAGTACGGTGTCGTCAATTGACATGGCGTCATTTGCCGGAAACAAAAGATTGGCAAGTATTTGCTGAGGTAGTCAGAGAACTAAGAAAGGGAGAGACTCAGAAAAATGAGCACTATGGGAGAGACCCAATCGAGATGTGGCGAGAACAAGAATACGAAGGATAGTCAATTGAGACAAGCAGGTAACTATAAAGATTTAACTGGTCAAAAGTTTGGTGAGTTGACAGTAGTAGCACCAACGGCAAAAAGAAAAGAAGGGCTAATTGTTTGGGCCTGTCGCTGTTCTTGTGGGAGCTATACAGAAGCTTCAAGAAGACAACTAATTCGTGGGTATCGAACCAAATGTGCGCACCATCGCTATCAAACAATGTTGAAAAAAAACTATCATGAATTAGTCGTGGTACGGATCGAAAGTATTCAACAGACAATGAAAGCGTATTGTCTGTGTTCGTGCGGACAATCTTGCTGGGTTCGCTGTGAAAATTTGTTGAATGGCCATACCAAAAGTTGCGGTCATCGTAAAAAGAAGGATTACCGACAAAGAGTTGCTGGTGTAATTCCAGGGAAGTTGCAAAGTAAACGCCCCAAAAATAATAGCAGTGGACACAAAGGGGTGAGCCAGACCGCTTCTGGGAAATGGCTGGCTTATATCTCTTTGAAAGGCAAGCGCCATAACTTAGGTATCTTTACGAAAAAAAGTGAAGCAATTTTAGCAAGAAAATTAGCAGAACGTCGTCTATTTCAACCAATTTTACAACAAGAAATAGTGACTATAAATAAGGAAGATTAGCAACAGAGAGGATGCGAAAGATGTTAGCAGGCTTATTTTCAGTAACTGGAATGATTTTATTGGGGATTTTATTTTGCTTAATTGGTTATCAAACGTTTCGAAAACATCATCATTAAGAGAAGAATGTTCTAGCTAGATAATTTCATCGACAGATGAAATTATCTAGCTTTTTTTATAAAAAAGCTAAGAAAAGGATAAGAGATTGTGGAAATTCTTTAGGTTGTTTAACAAAGCCTTAATTTCCTTTGTTTTAGATTGTGGTTAAAAAGATTTTTCTCTATACTAAGTCTTCGGAAATCAAAGAAAAGAAAGGAGCGAGTGATGTGGTTAAAAAAATTGGTTTAAGTATAATGCTCTTATTTTTTTTCTTAATTATCGCACTCCCAATCTATGCGTGGAAGATTGAGCCGAATTTAGTTCACGTTAATCAGGTGACTTTGGGAAAGAAAAATCAACGAGAACCATTGAATGTTGTGCAACTTTCGGATATACAAGTTTCAGAATTTTATGAGACGAAGCGGTTAGATAAAGTCATAAAAAAAGTCAATCGTGAAAAACCAGATATTATCGTTTTTACAGGTGATTTATTTGACAATTATGCCAAAAATCCGCAACAAAAAGAACCGATGATTGAAAAATTAAAACAGTTGCAAGCGACAATTGGGAAATATGCAGTTTGGGGAAATCATGATTACGGTGGCGGTGCTTCTTCGGTGTATGATGAAGTCATGGAGGCCAGTGGCTTTACCGTTATGAAAAACCAAGGAGAAACAGTAACCTTAGCAGATGGACGCCGTCTTTTTATTGGTGGTTTAGATGACTCGTTATTAGGAAATCCTTCCGTTTCAGAAACATTGTCCTATCGAGAAACGTATGACTATGCGTTATTAATGACCCATGAACCAGATGTCGCGGATGCATTTGTTGGTACGGGTACACAGTTAGTTTTAGCAGGACATAGCCATGGCGGACAAATTTGGATTCCTTTATATCCAATCACAAATGTTTTAGCTGAAAAGTATACCAGAGGATTGTATCAGTTGGATCAAGAAACGCAACTATATGTTAATACAGGCTTAGGGACGACCGCCATTCATGCCCGTTTTGGGGTGATCCCTGAAATTACACATTTTACTATCTATATTTAAAAAGTCTGGTCAATCCGACCAGACTTTTTTCTGTTATTTAACAGAATTATTTTTAAGAAAAAGATGTTCATATTTTGGTGAAACGTTTCTATAAAATGCTTTAAAATATCTAGAAAAGAGTATTTTTATGGAAAAAGAAGCAGGGGAAATAATTTCTTTATAAATGGTCTATAGCGCTTTTTAATGCTGTTATTTTTAAATAAAACCACAATGTAAGGGTTTACAACCGTTTGAAGTGAATGTATAATCTGTTTGTAGAAACGTTTCACTAAAAAGAAAGGAACCCTGCTTATGAAAAAACTAAAAAAGTTTTATGATCAGCGGCAATTGCATTGGATGGTACTTCCGGGTGTAGCATTCATGATTGTCTTTAACTACATTCCAATTTATGGAATTATCATTGCTTTTAAAAATTATACGATTGTTGACACGGTTTCTTCTGCACCATGGGTTGGACTTGAAAATTTTCGAATCATTATGGAAGATAGTTTTTTTTGGGAAGCAGTTCGTAATACCTTAGCGATTAGTTTAATGAAACTTTTTTTAGGATTCGCTATTCCGATTATCTTAGCGGTAATGATTTTTGAAATGAGAGATGGACATTTAAAAAAAGTGATTCAGACAATTTCTTATATTCCGCACTTTTTTTCTTGGATCGTTTTAGGCGGGATGTTGATTTCGTGGCTTTCAACAAATGGCTTTATCAACCAAGTCATGATGTCGTTAGGCTTAATGAATCAGGGCGTCAATCATTTGTTAGATCCTGATAAGTATTGGTGGATTGCTGTTCTTTCTGATTTGTGGAAAGAAGTAGGTTGGGGCACGATTCTCTATCTTGCTGGTATGTCTCGCATTGATCCAACGTTTTATGAAGCCGCGAGAATTGATGGTGCTTCAAAATTAACACAAATCCGAACGATTACTTTGCCCTTATTAGCGCCGATTATTTCGTTGAACTTAATTCTAAATGTTAGCGGTTTATTGGGATCGAACTTAGATCAAACGTTGGTTTTAATGAATGCTCAAAACCAAAACAAATCAGAAGTAATTAATTCATTTGTTTATCGTAT from Enterococcus faecalis includes the following:
- a CDS encoding NADPH-dependent oxidoreductase, encoding MKLIGIVGSNADSSYNRLLLQYIGKEFYKMFDLEILEIKDIPMFNQSKDQTNSVLIQNMNRKILQADGVIIATPEHNHTIPAGLKSVLEWLSFKIHPLENKPVMIVGCSYYDQGTSRAQLHLRQILDAPGVNAIVMPGNEFLLGKAKEAFDENGNLIAEGTRQFLESTLQKFVEFIDVISKLEGAKPKDLPEDLHAKGTIETTIEGVDMAADDWVEQAAEAVQAVEGDTYVKLDRGILTVDQLNYFLKSMPMELTYADSNNQFLYYNKKMAAEEMFAKRQPGQVGNPLANCHPPKALKNVEWVIQQLRSGKTDAIRVHVPMHGPDTYVVHNYQAMYDDNGNYAGINEYILDFKPIVDWYLKQTGQELVGGKNVDAVSGASKKEAPETADSVSSASVHEEESATEKPTVDSVSSASIKE
- a CDS encoding helix-turn-helix domain-containing protein, which codes for MTTLLDELLDQEFRDKLLIYQTFMNSEGPLLKEEFYGYFDLSTQKLESLCRQINYECTQISSRSQILFPAKGLISAQKLSQIDYQALRKYYFDQSLMAKLFLDVGLYQKHTIQEFSQIHFMSKSKIYAFSYKLNLILANWRIKLKSTGLVGEEKNIRSFCFQCLYYFYGSNQERLPNILLENSPGIKQFINDLQLMYQRTFSLNQSAQLFILLTIQRFRVFSDHVVDSFTEVHVPSCLQHAFEKIYTSETPLFKEDFGKETSYIFLFLSLNEYIDSPIVFPDKLTMLDEFIDHMNSVIPFFEKRITVETKEKLKLICYRWDRLYFSVAAFIPAKQSSFFEERFPQIHRALDGFIQKTESLYQKRFLMYERVHLYYDFMFCLLNDRSFCAIEKTIHVFVDFSGGEDYNRFIAKIIASFNYMDVMIDHKLTLETDLYLSDFYSSKVRCRQLTWRHLPETKDWQVFAEVVRELRKGETQKNEHYGRDPIEMWREQEYEG
- a CDS encoding AP2 domain-containing protein gives rise to the protein MGETQSRCGENKNTKDSQLRQAGNYKDLTGQKFGELTVVAPTAKRKEGLIVWACRCSCGSYTEASRRQLIRGYRTKCAHHRYQTMLKKNYHELVVVRIESIQQTMKAYCLCSCGQSCWVRCENLLNGHTKSCGHRKKKDYRQRVAGVIPGKLQSKRPKNNSSGHKGVSQTASGKWLAYISLKGKRHNLGIFTKKSEAILARKLAERRLFQPILQQEIVTINKED
- a CDS encoding metallophosphoesterase; translation: MVKKIFLYTKSSEIKEKKGASDVVKKIGLSIMLLFFFLIIALPIYAWKIEPNLVHVNQVTLGKKNQREPLNVVQLSDIQVSEFYETKRLDKVIKKVNREKPDIIVFTGDLFDNYAKNPQQKEPMIEKLKQLQATIGKYAVWGNHDYGGGASSVYDEVMEASGFTVMKNQGETVTLADGRRLFIGGLDDSLLGNPSVSETLSYRETYDYALLMTHEPDVADAFVGTGTQLVLAGHSHGGQIWIPLYPITNVLAEKYTRGLYQLDQETQLYVNTGLGTTAIHARFGVIPEITHFTIYI
- a CDS encoding ABC transporter permease — encoded protein: MKKLKKFYDQRQLHWMVLPGVAFMIVFNYIPIYGIIIAFKNYTIVDTVSSAPWVGLENFRIIMEDSFFWEAVRNTLAISLMKLFLGFAIPIILAVMIFEMRDGHLKKVIQTISYIPHFFSWIVLGGMLISWLSTNGFINQVMMSLGLMNQGVNHLLDPDKYWWIAVLSDLWKEVGWGTILYLAGMSRIDPTFYEAARIDGASKLTQIRTITLPLLAPIISLNLILNVSGLLGSNLDQTLVLMNAQNQNKSEVINSFVYRMGLTQGDFSYATAVGLGISVISIVLLVITDRITRKMNNGRSVIL